A window of Sutcliffiella cohnii contains these coding sequences:
- a CDS encoding HD-GYP domain-containing protein: MMLVKTEQLVKGCILAKDVKVITNRAIVTKKTILTEKHLEVLEAYLIDSVEVESVLASGEPFVPNEVPKGKKVQQPKNNFISIYSKSVQAYKSQYSKWQAGSTIDYVAVRNVTIQLIEQALKHEKEVFEVYHYSDEYEYIYHHAVASTLISSILAAHLGYEKKDIVQIAIAAFLMDCGMSRIDQRIIQSNSLLNREEFQQIKEHPVIGYQMVSKIPIIQDEIKIAILQHHERPDKSGYPFGLSSEKIHRYSKIIAVADVFHAMVCKRKYKAKQSPFKVLELLQQNTFGKFDLEVVNVLIKVISHLSVGAKIVLSDGKEAEVTFLEKEYPTRPLIKLKDTGEFIPLKQRLDLYIDKVIS, translated from the coding sequence ATGATGCTTGTAAAAACAGAACAATTAGTTAAAGGTTGTATTTTAGCAAAAGACGTAAAAGTAATAACGAATCGGGCAATAGTTACTAAAAAGACTATATTAACAGAAAAGCACTTAGAAGTATTAGAGGCTTATTTAATCGATAGTGTTGAAGTGGAATCTGTTTTAGCCTCAGGTGAACCGTTTGTTCCGAATGAAGTTCCTAAAGGTAAGAAAGTACAACAACCTAAAAATAATTTCATTAGTATATACAGCAAGTCAGTTCAAGCATACAAATCACAATACAGTAAGTGGCAGGCAGGAAGCACGATTGATTATGTAGCAGTGCGCAATGTTACGATTCAATTAATTGAACAAGCATTAAAACATGAAAAAGAGGTCTTTGAGGTTTACCATTATTCCGATGAATATGAATATATTTATCACCATGCCGTAGCTAGTACTTTGATTTCCTCTATATTAGCGGCTCATCTTGGATATGAAAAGAAAGATATTGTACAAATTGCAATAGCGGCGTTTTTAATGGATTGCGGTATGAGTAGAATTGATCAAAGAATAATTCAAAGTAACTCCTTGTTAAATAGAGAAGAATTTCAGCAAATTAAGGAACATCCTGTTATAGGCTACCAAATGGTTAGTAAAATCCCAATTATTCAAGATGAAATAAAAATTGCAATCTTACAACACCATGAAAGACCAGATAAAAGTGGATATCCATTTGGACTTAGTAGTGAGAAGATACATCGATATAGTAAAATAATTGCAGTAGCTGATGTATTTCATGCGATGGTATGTAAAAGGAAATATAAAGCTAAGCAATCGCCATTTAAAGTATTAGAGTTACTTCAACAAAATACTTTTGGAAAATTTGATTTAGAAGTTGTTAATGTATTAATAAAAGTAATTAGCCATTTATCTGTTGGAGCTAAAATTGTTTTATCTGATGGGAAAGAGGCAGAGGTCACGTTTTTAGAGAAGGAATATCCTACACGCCCATTAATAAAATTAAAAGATACAGGAGAATTTATTCCGTTAAAACAAAGATTAGATTTATATATCGATAAAGTGATTTCATAA
- a CDS encoding YaaC family protein gives MKTDIALLYQSFQSTDVVQSNLFNCYKKKNIQQAEQKSYENVYSFIYFIEHGLTYYQSAKTAPLSIRPVLLFYGMIQLLKACLLTVDPLYPETTSVLAHGVSTRKRKKQGYSFLQDEVKIQKNGLFTHFSDKMFHVKQLEGTKYTMKQLLSSVPELELPFRYIEKSSPFYKIGTLNSEQYEIPATILDHYKMTHDRFVQYVEHNTPLQFKAGSEAEKVFIFTGEIRIINSAPLYINFSNESIYFPKNKQLLWELSDTLIHYLVLYNLSMVCRYETEWWGELIHTFHSSDLTYITNFLHITEEKIPYILYEFIKKQFDCV, from the coding sequence ATGAAAACCGATATTGCCCTTCTTTACCAATCATTTCAATCAACGGATGTAGTGCAGTCAAACTTGTTTAATTGCTATAAAAAGAAAAACATTCAGCAAGCGGAGCAAAAAAGCTACGAAAATGTTTATAGTTTTATTTATTTTATTGAACACGGATTAACGTATTATCAATCAGCTAAAACAGCTCCTTTATCTATCCGACCAGTACTACTCTTTTATGGAATGATTCAACTATTAAAAGCTTGTTTATTAACTGTTGACCCTTTATATCCTGAAACAACATCAGTATTAGCACATGGTGTTTCAACGAGAAAAAGAAAGAAACAAGGTTATTCTTTCCTACAAGACGAAGTAAAAATTCAAAAAAACGGACTTTTTACGCACTTTTCCGACAAAATGTTTCATGTGAAACAACTGGAAGGTACAAAATACACGATGAAGCAACTTCTTTCTTCTGTCCCTGAGTTAGAACTTCCATTCCGATACATTGAAAAATCTTCACCTTTTTATAAAATAGGTACTCTTAACAGTGAGCAGTATGAGATACCAGCAACTATATTAGATCACTATAAAATGACACATGATAGGTTCGTACAATATGTAGAACATAATACACCTTTGCAATTTAAAGCTGGTAGTGAGGCAGAAAAGGTCTTTATTTTCACAGGAGAGATACGTATTATAAATTCAGCCCCACTATATATTAATTTTTCAAATGAATCCATTTACTTTCCTAAGAATAAGCAATTGTTATGGGAGCTTTCCGATACGCTCATTCATTATTTAGTTTTATATAATTTAAGTATGGTTTGCCGTTACGAAACAGAATGGTGGGGTGAGTTAATACACACGTTTCATAGCAGTGATTTAACGTATATTACAAACTTTCTACACATTACTGAGGAAAAAATTCCTTATATTCTTTATGAATTTATAAAGAAACAATTTGATTGTGTTTAA
- the guaB gene encoding IMP dehydrogenase, whose protein sequence is MWERKFEKEGLTFDDVLLVPAKSEVLPRDVDLSVQLSDTLKLNIPIISAGMDTVTEAQMAIAMARQGGLGIIHKNMSIEQQSEQVDKVKRSERGVITNPFYLTPDHQVYDAEHLMGKYRISGVPIVNNDEEQKLVGILTNRDLRFIQDFSIKISDVMTKENLVTAPVGTTLEEAEKVLQKYKIEKLPLVDEDGVLKGLITIKDIEKVIEFPHSAKDEQGRLIVGAAVGVTGDTMLRVEKLVAAGVDVIVVDTAHGHSQGVLSTVSKIREQYPDLNIIAGNVATGEATRALIEAGANIIKVGIGPGSICTTRVVAGVGVPQITAVYDCATEARKFGVPIIADGGIKYSGDIVKALAAGGHVVMLGSMLAGTTESPGETEIYQGRRFKVYRGMGSIAAMEKGSKDRYFQEDNKKFVPEGIEGRIPYKGPVHETIYQLIGGIRSGMGYCGTADLQALRENSQFIKMTGAGLRESHPHDVQITKEAPNYSVT, encoded by the coding sequence ATGTGGGAACGTAAATTCGAAAAAGAAGGCTTAACGTTTGATGATGTTTTATTAGTGCCGGCAAAGTCAGAGGTACTTCCAAGAGATGTCGATTTATCTGTACAATTATCAGATACTTTAAAGTTAAACATTCCAATTATTAGTGCTGGTATGGATACTGTAACAGAAGCACAAATGGCAATTGCGATGGCTAGACAAGGTGGTTTAGGTATAATCCATAAAAATATGTCAATTGAGCAGCAATCGGAGCAAGTAGATAAAGTTAAGCGATCTGAGCGCGGAGTTATTACTAATCCATTTTATTTAACACCAGATCATCAAGTATATGATGCAGAACATTTAATGGGTAAATATAGAATTTCTGGTGTTCCAATCGTAAATAATGACGAAGAGCAAAAATTAGTTGGAATTCTTACGAACAGAGATTTGCGTTTTATTCAAGACTTCTCCATTAAAATAAGTGATGTCATGACAAAAGAAAATTTAGTAACAGCCCCAGTAGGAACGACTTTAGAAGAGGCGGAAAAGGTTTTACAAAAATATAAAATTGAAAAGCTTCCGTTAGTAGATGAAGACGGAGTATTAAAAGGGTTAATAACGATTAAAGATATCGAAAAAGTAATTGAATTTCCGCACTCAGCAAAAGATGAGCAAGGTAGATTAATTGTTGGTGCTGCTGTTGGTGTTACAGGAGATACGATGCTACGAGTTGAAAAACTAGTTGCAGCAGGCGTTGATGTTATCGTAGTAGATACTGCTCATGGACATTCACAAGGTGTACTAAGTACTGTTTCAAAAATTCGCGAACAATATCCTGACTTAAATATTATTGCAGGAAATGTTGCTACTGGAGAAGCGACTAGGGCATTAATTGAAGCGGGTGCAAATATCATTAAAGTTGGTATCGGACCTGGGTCTATTTGTACAACTCGTGTTGTTGCTGGTGTCGGAGTACCTCAAATTACTGCCGTGTATGATTGTGCTACGGAGGCGAGGAAATTTGGAGTACCTATTATTGCTGATGGTGGGATAAAGTACTCTGGAGATATCGTGAAAGCACTAGCTGCTGGAGGCCATGTAGTTATGTTAGGTAGTATGTTAGCTGGAACAACGGAAAGTCCAGGTGAAACAGAAATCTATCAAGGAAGAAGATTTAAAGTATATCGTGGTATGGGCTCCATTGCCGCTATGGAAAAAGGTAGTAAAGACCGATATTTCCAAGAAGATAATAAAAAGTTTGTACCTGAAGGGATTGAAGGAAGAATCCCTTATAAAGGGCCGGTTCATGAAACAATTTACCAACTAATAGGTGGAATCAGATCTGGTATGGGATACTGTGGAACTGCTGATTTACAAGCTTTAAGGGAAAATTCCCAATTCATAAAAATGACAGGTGCTGGATTAAGAGAAAGCCATCCACATGATGTTCAAATTACTAAAGAAGCACCTAACTATTCTGTAACATAA